One window of Paenibacillus albicereus genomic DNA carries:
- a CDS encoding ABC transporter ATP-binding protein: MKLVLEQISKTFDSKPVLREVSYTFEKGKIYGLLGRNGAGKTTLFNSLSRELKMDGGEAYLEEDGIRRPLRETDVGYVYSLPILPEFLTGYEFVKFYLEANPQRREGAADIDIDAWFDRMRIDAQDRHRLIKGYSHGMKNKVQMLLFFLADPPVILLDEPLTSFDVIVALEMKQMLREMKQDHILIFSTHILQLATDLCDELVVLNQGSLSSVPSELLRSPEFEQEVARLLQDGSADE, from the coding sequence ATGAAGCTCGTCCTGGAGCAGATCAGCAAGACGTTCGACAGCAAGCCGGTGCTGAGGGAAGTATCCTACACGTTCGAGAAAGGCAAGATCTACGGCCTGCTCGGCCGGAACGGAGCGGGCAAGACGACGCTGTTCAACAGCCTCAGCCGCGAGCTGAAGATGGACGGCGGCGAAGCGTATCTTGAGGAGGACGGGATCAGGCGGCCGCTGCGCGAGACGGATGTCGGCTACGTCTATTCGCTGCCGATCCTGCCCGAGTTCCTGACCGGGTACGAGTTCGTGAAATTTTACCTCGAGGCGAACCCGCAGCGGCGGGAGGGCGCGGCGGACATCGATATCGATGCCTGGTTCGACCGGATGCGCATCGACGCCCAGGATCGGCACCGCCTCATCAAAGGCTATTCGCACGGCATGAAGAACAAGGTGCAGATGCTGCTCTTCTTCCTCGCCGACCCTCCGGTCATCCTGCTCGACGAGCCGCTCACCTCCTTCGACGTCATCGTGGCGCTGGAGATGAAGCAGATGCTCCGGGAGATGAAGCAGGACCATATCCTCATCTTCTCTACGCATATCCTGCAGCTCGCGACCGATCTGTGCGACGAGCTCGTCGTGCTGAACCAGGGCTCGCTCTCCTCCGTGCCGTCCGAGCTGCTGCGCAGTCCGGAGTTCGAGCAGGAGGTCGCCCGGCTGCTTCAGGACGGATCGGCCGATGAGTAG